The following proteins come from a genomic window of Campylobacter concisus:
- a CDS encoding tRNA 2-selenouridine synthase: MKFLAITLLLLTSIFLIACSANQANKKISNSELENLAKQYGGVYIYDEKFEKEIERREKERSDYMDDFFKNNKRNFKRSDLEIMDQKFPQTLSNGKKYYTSWLDYERDTGKKAEIPEKYISKIKELMGNDNYKKSPNRPILVGFYEDNNQIVPIELSMSYTYYKTKYGLFGDEGMGIRFKDEERIFIPGGNKFILINNKFIKANKDK; this comes from the coding sequence ATGAAATTTCTAGCTATAACACTCTTACTTCTAACAAGTATATTTTTAATAGCTTGCTCAGCTAATCAAGCAAATAAAAAGATAAGTAACTCTGAACTAGAAAACTTAGCCAAACAATATGGTGGAGTATATATATATGATGAGAAATTTGAGAAAGAGATAGAGAGAAGAGAAAAAGAAAGAAGCGATTATATGGATGATTTCTTTAAAAATAATAAAAGAAATTTTAAAAGATCTGACCTAGAAATCATGGATCAAAAATTCCCTCAAACCCTCTCAAATGGTAAAAAATATTATACTAGTTGGCTAGATTATGAAAGAGATACTGGTAAAAAAGCAGAAATCCCTGAAAAGTATATAAGTAAAATAAAAGAGCTTATGGGCAATGATAACTATAAAAAGTCACCAAATAGACCAATATTAGTAGGCTTCTATGAAGATAATAATCAAATAGTACCTATTGAATTATCAATGTCTTATACATACTATAAAACTAAATATGGACTATTTGGTGATGAGGGAATGGGAATTAGATTTAAAGATGAAGAGAGAATTTTTATACCAGGTGGAAACAAATTCATTCTAATAAACAACAAATTCATAAAAGCAAACAAGGACAAGTAA
- a CDS encoding diadenosine tetraphosphate hydrolase, with protein MQTKKSNKELINCFKDYIDIADASYAMLHNVFENERNGLDELYDK; from the coding sequence GTGCAAACTAAAAAATCAAATAAAGAGCTAATAAATTGCTTTAAGGACTATATTGATATAGCTGATGCAAGTTATGCAATGCTTCATAATGTATTTGAGAATGAAAGAAATGGACTTGATGAGCTTTATGATAAATGA
- a CDS encoding Mbeg1-like protein, whose protein sequence is MQTKKSNKELINCFKDYIDIADASYAMLHNVFENERNGLDELYDKFGKDNVPENIVNSYREDEKKKPIWRYADDITKGDTIEELSEKAKNNGKKFGEPTAYALCIEARFMADKFVRDPNGEENEKPKKLENNVKRFITTPTDKNGNKANPKIFYAPESLSPRTKLFVNRYELVKHIPNQKSGFSSTIFYDTLKSNYIIGFRGTEMKINDLLDDAFMAITSRALMQISALKSLQSSMQEAINSHSQNLSGLDNTAKDIILSGHSLGGHLAQIYAVTFKDSGVKELYTYNAPGIYGGILASAFTWSLRLLSFVAKAIAKGARWIARVIDKDGFIGKMVGSVFNKIKGMFGFKDDKSSVDEYVDVVKNNKQAQKTLADKKVSSNINKASKEKDIDIEIHHVESVKQSINRDEDSFSKDVAVLIEPTFSVISDLGYKLGIDTTGEVKYENTENRHLVNILIRSHFLKESVLVLYMLCYLLENKENEAKIEGKDIAEALDYLNEYIQSLKFKLKCIRSKLNLDVNIDDISDASMLDTPLYIFYAYLNLFYEYGKFSDENFKQDMVGYIIENLGSNIDKNSNKEAHLVKILDIDDLDKLDATKIVSDARAGDIDMLVAICALNLFVFEKKIDVNELGKYFSYSKNIYKNITILRDNRVDIAEASIFVKDRIDMLKSIINLKYADLAKLKENENFLASIDSKDISSSDEAIVIANNKSAQNNDDVAYNNKVATDDIKALMNESVGSIFYKNNDTLSVSAVDKSIVDVEVLKEIFKLDSKNMNQRIYLNSALLSKANEEEDYPLYFKDEKYNSDENIPLNFTHQPRDEDKDIGRLNVAYRNSQANILNYSLLNKSLNIDLKPMSKKTKEALSNLNQRQNLQKDNQSKEISSTATSCPIIEDDTIICPHGGHVILKSRAGRSIRSDDQGVILDVDFINSPIVGCSARIPCVIVAYVPRSALSLKSMNDHYAVMQDLVPNCLSNTGSSLRCIKKENKLKLEHSLGNPMFENNNLAVQNPNLNKPLIRLHIKAFASQIDNLLVTTYYLFDKKFEDKNGFSKIKLNLDEGRDVEDKNLKALLADNYDDKRYDIKEFKLRYGVDKLNLIFVVPKNFSSLDKENYKKANSPESGVGFFASLDEFNSSNIEKNRHTYTYVFMSPTGAKSIELEIAKGLDSGYTNDINTTSFVMLVS, encoded by the coding sequence GTGCAAACTAAAAAATCAAATAAAGAGCTAATAAATTGCTTTAAGGACTATATTGATATAGCTGATGCAAGTTATGCAATGCTTCATAATGTATTTGAGAATGAAAGAAATGGACTTGATGAGCTTTATGATAAATTTGGTAAAGATAATGTCCCTGAAAACATTGTAAATTCTTATAGAGAAGATGAAAAGAAAAAGCCTATTTGGAGATATGCGGATGATATTACCAAGGGAGACACAATAGAGGAGCTTTCTGAGAAAGCAAAGAACAACGGTAAAAAATTTGGTGAGCCTACTGCTTATGCTCTTTGTATTGAAGCTAGATTTATGGCAGATAAATTTGTAAGAGATCCCAATGGTGAAGAAAATGAAAAACCAAAAAAATTAGAAAATAATGTTAAAAGATTTATTACAACTCCAACTGATAAAAATGGTAATAAAGCTAATCCTAAAATTTTCTACGCCCCTGAATCCCTCTCTCCTCGCACAAAACTATTTGTCAATCGCTATGAGCTAGTAAAGCACATACCTAATCAAAAGTCAGGTTTTAGCTCAACTATATTTTATGACACGCTTAAGTCAAACTATATCATAGGCTTTAGAGGAACAGAGATGAAAATAAACGATCTCTTAGATGATGCCTTTATGGCTATCACATCAAGAGCGCTTATGCAAATATCTGCCTTAAAATCACTTCAGTCTTCTATGCAAGAAGCAATAAATTCTCATAGTCAAAACTTAAGTGGTTTAGATAACACTGCCAAAGATATCATCCTATCAGGTCACTCATTAGGAGGTCATCTAGCTCAAATATATGCAGTAACCTTTAAAGATAGCGGAGTAAAAGAACTTTATACTTATAACGCTCCAGGAATTTATGGTGGTATATTAGCTTCAGCTTTTACTTGGAGCTTAAGGCTTCTTAGCTTTGTGGCTAAAGCCATAGCAAAAGGTGCAAGATGGATAGCAAGAGTCATAGACAAAGATGGCTTTATAGGAAAGATGGTAGGCTCAGTTTTTAACAAGATAAAAGGTATGTTTGGCTTTAAAGATGATAAGAGCAGTGTAGATGAATACGTAGATGTAGTTAAAAATAATAAACAAGCTCAAAAGACTCTTGCAGATAAAAAGGTGAGCTCTAATATAAATAAAGCTAGCAAAGAAAAAGATATAGACATAGAGATACATCACGTAGAGAGCGTTAAACAAAGTATCAATAGAGATGAAGATAGCTTTTCGAAAGATGTAGCTGTTTTGATAGAACCTACCTTTTCGGTCATATCTGATCTAGGCTATAAGCTAGGCATAGATACAACTGGCGAAGTAAAGTATGAAAATACCGAGAATAGACACTTGGTGAATATATTAATTAGATCTCACTTTTTAAAAGAGAGCGTTTTGGTTTTATATATGTTGTGCTATCTTTTAGAAAACAAAGAAAATGAAGCAAAAATAGAAGGCAAAGATATAGCTGAAGCACTTGATTATCTAAATGAATATATCCAGTCGCTTAAATTTAAACTAAAATGCATAAGATCGAAGTTAAATTTGGATGTAAATATAGATGATATAAGCGATGCTTCTATGCTAGATACGCCTTTATATATTTTTTATGCTTATTTAAATCTCTTTTATGAATATGGCAAATTTAGTGATGAAAATTTTAAGCAAGATATGGTCGGGTATATAATAGAAAATTTAGGCAGCAACATAGATAAAAATAGCAACAAAGAAGCACATCTAGTAAAGATACTAGATATAGATGATCTAGATAAACTAGATGCGACAAAGATAGTAAGTGATGCTAGAGCTGGTGATATAGATATGCTAGTGGCTATTTGTGCTTTGAATTTATTTGTATTTGAAAAAAAGATAGATGTAAATGAGCTTGGTAAATATTTCTCTTATAGTAAAAACATCTATAAAAATATAACGATACTACGAGATAATAGAGTGGATATAGCGGAGGCTAGCATCTTCGTAAAAGATAGAATAGATATGCTAAAGAGCATAATAAATCTAAAATATGCGGATCTAGCAAAGCTAAAAGAAAATGAAAATTTTTTAGCTAGCATAGACTCTAAGGACATAAGCTCTAGCGATGAAGCCATAGTAATAGCTAATAATAAATCTGCTCAAAATAACGACGATGTGGCTTACAACAATAAAGTAGCAACCGATGATATAAAAGCTCTTATGAATGAGAGCGTAGGAAGTATCTTTTATAAAAACAACGATACCCTTAGTGTAAGTGCAGTAGATAAAAGTATAGTCGATGTTGAGGTATTAAAGGAGATATTTAAGCTAGATAGCAAAAATATGAATCAAAGAATATATCTAAACTCTGCTCTTTTATCTAAAGCCAATGAAGAGGAGGATTATCCACTTTATTTTAAAGACGAAAAATATAACAGTGATGAGAATATACCTCTAAATTTTACTCATCAGCCAAGAGATGAGGATAAAGATATAGGAAGGCTAAATGTTGCTTATAGAAATTCTCAAGCAAATATATTAAATTATTCACTATTAAATAAGAGTCTAAATATCGATCTAAAACCAATGAGCAAAAAGACTAAAGAGGCTCTTTCAAATTTAAATCAAAGGCAAAATTTACAAAAAGATAATCAATCTAAAGAAATTTCATCTACTGCGACTTCATGCCCTATCATAGAGGATGACACTATCATTTGCCCACATGGCGGTCATGTGATCTTAAAAAGTAGGGCAGGTAGGAGCATAAGATCAGACGATCAAGGCGTGATACTTGATGTTGATTTTATAAACTCGCCGATAGTAGGCTGCTCAGCTAGGATCCCATGCGTCATAGTAGCTTATGTGCCAAGATCGGCACTTAGTCTAAAAAGCATGAATGATCACTACGCTGTAATGCAGGATCTAGTGCCAAACTGCCTAAGCAACACTGGCTCTTCGCTAAGGTGTATAAAAAAAGAGAATAAACTAAAACTAGAGCATAGTTTAGGTAATCCTATGTTTGAGAATAATAACCTTGCCGTACAAAATCCAAATTTAAACAAGCCATTGATTAGACTTCATATAAAAGCTTTTGCCTCTCAAATAGATAATCTTTTGGTAACTACCTATTATCTATTTGATAAAAAATTTGAAGATAAAAATGGCTTCAGCAAGATCAAACTCAATTTAGACGAGGGAAGAGACGTAGAGGATAAGAATTTAAAGGCTCTTTTAGCGGATAATTATGATGATAAGCGTTATGACATCAAAGAATTTAAACTAAGATATGGAGTGGATAAGCTGAATTTGATATTTGTAGTTCCAAAGAATTTTAGCTCTCTTGATAAAGAGAACTACAAAAAGGCAAATAGCCCGGAAAGTGGGGTAGGCTTTTTTGCCAGTTTAGATGAATTTAATAGTTCTAATATAGAAAAGAATAGACATACTTACACTTATGTTTTTATGTCTCCAACTGGAGCTAAAAGCATAGAGCTTGAGATAGCTAAAGGGCTAGATAGTGGCTATACAAATGATATAAACACAACTAGCTTTGTAATGCTTGTTAGTTGA
- a CDS encoding efflux RND transporter periplasmic adaptor subunit yields the protein MANFKSALVLSVAVLFLSGCFENKENKAATGRQMPLSHVDIFTAQKTDIPISFDYTATVASSQDVIIYPKVGGTIIKQFFKPGSKVKAGDKLFLIDPEKYQASFDSLDASVGVANANLKNAETEFKRISTLYKKNAVSQKDYDAAVAAYDIANANLVSAKANLKNAKIDLGYTTITAPFDGVVGDNQVDVGSLVIANQTKLVRLTKINPIEAEFYIADVDNLTRKTNLDNGSWQQLNSDAVLSVNGENFNGKVNFIDSVVNTATGSVLAKASFDNSEGKILPGAFGHIKMSGFVQKNAFNIPQVALQQSATNSYVLVVKDGKVSQKNVKTGYQTKNMVAITEGLEDGDKIIVNNFIKIGVGAPVETDKDLSAEFINGKDVNATSSK from the coding sequence ATGGCAAATTTTAAGAGTGCTCTTGTGCTTTCGGTTGCAGTTTTATTTCTAAGTGGTTGTTTTGAAAATAAAGAGAATAAAGCAGCAACAGGTCGCCAGATGCCACTATCTCATGTGGATATTTTTACCGCACAAAAAACAGACATACCTATCAGTTTCGATTACACCGCAACGGTTGCAAGTAGTCAAGATGTTATTATCTATCCAAAAGTTGGCGGAACTATCATAAAGCAGTTTTTCAAACCAGGAAGTAAAGTAAAAGCGGGCGATAAGTTATTTTTGATAGATCCAGAAAAATATCAAGCTAGCTTTGACTCACTTGATGCTTCTGTTGGCGTAGCAAATGCAAATTTAAAAAATGCCGAGACCGAGTTTAAAAGAATTTCTACCCTTTATAAGAAAAATGCAGTATCTCAAAAAGACTACGACGCAGCCGTTGCAGCTTATGACATTGCAAATGCGAATTTAGTAAGCGCAAAAGCAAATTTAAAAAATGCAAAAATCGATCTAGGATACACGACTATTACAGCGCCATTTGACGGTGTAGTGGGTGATAATCAAGTAGATGTTGGCTCGCTTGTCATAGCAAACCAAACAAAGCTTGTAAGACTTACAAAAATAAATCCTATTGAAGCAGAATTTTATATCGCTGATGTGGATAATCTAACTAGAAAGACAAATTTGGATAACGGCTCGTGGCAACAGCTAAATAGTGACGCTGTGTTAAGTGTCAATGGCGAAAATTTTAATGGTAAAGTAAATTTTATAGATAGTGTTGTAAATACCGCAACTGGCAGCGTTTTGGCAAAGGCTAGCTTTGATAACAGCGAGGGTAAAATTTTACCAGGCGCGTTTGGTCATATAAAGATGAGCGGCTTTGTTCAAAAAAATGCCTTTAACATCCCACAAGTTGCCCTTCAACAAAGCGCTACAAACTCTTATGTTTTAGTCGTAAAAGATGGCAAAGTAAGTCAAAAAAATGTAAAAACAGGATATCAAACAAAAAATATGGTAGCAATAACTGAAGGTCTTGAAGATGGCGATAAGATAATCGTTAATAACTTCATTAAAATCGGAGTTGGTGCACCAGTTGAAACTGATAAAGACCTAAGTGCGGAATTTATAAACGGCAAAGATGTAAATGCTACAAGTAGCAAGTAA
- a CDS encoding efflux transporter outer membrane subunit, with the protein MKNKAFILIMAAFLAGCSFRPDMPNVDTNFTSTYTYETSDIRDLWWREFKDENLNSLVENALDKNTNLRVAYLNLEKAKASLGVAEADLLPGINLNIGYEKAKSSGETYTKQPQTRYRKSDINLGLNYEIDLWGRVRNNVAAAEESLNATKFDYDSARLSISSSVAKSYFALVSLNMQEAVLRETLKTYEDTLVLRKTQLDLGSINEMTYLQSKAAVESAKTNLTSILNAKSKAITSLAILTGKSNNEILGGAIASSQNLPASPEISAGISSEILLRRSDVAKALADLKSTNALVGAAKAEYFPTISLTGLFGFSSIDFENIFVGNANTWSIGGSLAQKIFDFGRTKNNVAVAKTNEQIAAVNYEAAVKSALGEVRDALISRQNAKISLEQVKNLLKSQQRIYSLAKEQYDAGYIGHLELLDAERNLLQAKLQDVSAKLDEVDSVVEVYRAFGGGFKLEK; encoded by the coding sequence ATGAAAAATAAGGCGTTTATACTTATAATGGCGGCGTTTTTAGCTGGTTGCTCATTTCGTCCAGATATGCCAAATGTAGATACAAATTTCACATCTACTTACACTTATGAGACAAGTGATATAAGAGATCTTTGGTGGAGAGAATTTAAAGATGAAAATTTAAATTCTCTAGTAGAAAATGCACTCGATAAAAATACAAATTTACGTGTTGCTTATTTAAATTTAGAGAAAGCAAAAGCAAGCCTTGGCGTAGCTGAGGCAGATTTGCTTCCTGGTATAAATTTAAATATAGGCTACGAAAAAGCAAAAAGTAGTGGCGAAACATATACTAAGCAACCACAAACTCGTTATAGAAAATCAGATATAAATTTAGGGCTAAACTACGAGATAGACCTTTGGGGTAGAGTAAGAAATAATGTAGCAGCAGCTGAAGAAAGCCTAAATGCAACCAAATTTGACTACGATAGCGCGAGGCTAAGTATCAGCTCAAGTGTTGCAAAAAGCTACTTTGCGTTAGTTTCATTAAATATGCAAGAAGCTGTGCTAAGAGAGACTTTAAAAACCTATGAAGACACGCTAGTGCTTCGCAAAACACAGCTTGATCTTGGAAGCATAAATGAGATGACTTATTTGCAAAGTAAGGCAGCAGTAGAAAGCGCTAAGACCAATCTTACTTCTATATTAAATGCAAAGTCAAAAGCTATCACTTCACTAGCCATCTTGACTGGTAAAAGTAATAATGAAATTTTAGGTGGAGCTATTGCTAGCTCACAAAATTTACCAGCTTCTCCAGAGATAAGTGCTGGCATTAGCTCTGAAATTTTGCTAAGAAGAAGCGATGTGGCAAAGGCACTGGCTGATCTAAAATCTACAAATGCACTTGTCGGTGCGGCAAAGGCCGAGTATTTTCCTACGATTTCACTTACTGGGCTTTTTGGCTTTTCAAGTATTGATTTTGAAAATATCTTTGTTGGAAATGCCAATACATGGAGCATAGGCGGCTCTTTAGCACAGAAAATTTTTGATTTTGGTAGGACAAAAAATAATGTAGCAGTGGCTAAAACAAATGAACAAATTGCCGCTGTTAATTATGAAGCAGCGGTAAAATCGGCTCTTGGTGAAGTAAGAGATGCGCTTATTTCAAGGCAAAATGCAAAAATTTCTTTGGAACAAGTGAAAAATTTGCTAAAATCCCAACAAAGAATTTACTCGCTTGCTAAAGAGCAATATGATGCTGGCTACATTGGACATTTAGAGCTTCTTGATGCGGAGAGAAATTTGCTTCAAGCAAAATTACAAGATGTCTCGGCAAAGCTTGATGAGGTTGATAGTGTAGTCGAAGTTTATAGAGCTTTTGGTGGCGGCTTTAAGTTGGAAAAATAA
- a CDS encoding efflux RND transporter permease subunit, whose protein sequence is MFSRFFINRPIFATVISIIIVIAGLMGIKGLPIEEYPSLTPPTVSVSATYSGADAQTIADSVASAIEDQINGVENMLYMQSTSSSAGTMNISVYFKIGSSSKQATIDVNNRVQAALSRLPQEVQSMGVTVRERSGSILQVVGFTNPNMDLIELYNYVNLNIADEIKRVSGIGDTVLIGTKEYSMRIWLKPDRLAHFKLTPSDVISQVKIQNSQYAAGKIGEQPSDGGNPYVYSVRTDGRLKNAAQFGDIIIKSSDGSVLKLKDVATIELGAASYANDAMLNGKPAIPLLLFLQNDANALATANAVKEKLNELKKTYPVGLEHTIAYNPTEFIDVSIDEVIKTFIEAMILVLIVMYFFLKSFQATIIPMLAVPVSIIGTFGGLYVMGFSINLITLFALILAIGIVVDDAIIVIENVERILHEDKEISVKDATFKAMEEVQTPVISIVLVLCAVFVPVSFMEGFVGVIQKQFALTLVVSVCISGFVALTLTPALCAVMLKKQESKPFWIVQKFNDFFDFSTRLFTAGVAKILRHIIISFIVIGILGFATYKLFDAVPKGLVPSEDKGALMVITSLPPSTNMLKTKEEVVSISNAILSNPNVEFTMAFAGYDILASSLRENSAVSFIKLKDWSERKGANNGADTLAGQFNGMLWSSKNSMTFVVNLPPIMGLSMTGGFEMYLQNKSGKSYNEIEADARKVSAIANARPELTNVRTTLETNYRQFKITVDKEKAKLFGVSESEIFSTIAATFGSYYINDFNLAGKSYRVYARAEESFRNNPEDLRKIFVRSNDGGMVPLNSVATLTRTIGPDIVDRFNLFPSAKIMGDPKPGYTSGDAIRAIQEVVNDTLSSEDYAISWAGTAYQEVNSQGTGTVAFIFGMIFVFLILAAQYERWLIPLAVITAVPFAVFGSLLAVWIRGLTNDIYFEIGLLLLIGLAAKNAILIVEFAMQERDSGKSIFDSAINAAKLRFRPIVMTSIAFTLGVFPMVISAGAGAASRHSLGTGVVGGMIASTTIAIFFVPMFYYLLENLNEKYWKKGAKKDEK, encoded by the coding sequence ATGTTTTCAAGATTTTTCATAAACCGCCCGATATTTGCAACTGTTATATCTATCATCATAGTTATAGCAGGTCTTATGGGTATCAAGGGGCTTCCTATAGAGGAGTATCCAAGTCTTACTCCACCTACTGTCTCTGTAAGTGCGACATATAGCGGTGCTGATGCACAGACTATCGCCGACTCAGTCGCAAGTGCGATCGAAGATCAGATAAACGGCGTTGAAAATATGCTATATATGCAAAGCACCTCAAGCTCTGCTGGTACGATGAATATAAGTGTATATTTTAAGATCGGCTCATCGTCAAAACAAGCTACGATCGATGTAAATAACCGCGTACAAGCAGCTCTTTCAAGATTGCCTCAAGAAGTGCAAAGCATGGGTGTAACGGTGCGTGAAAGAAGTGGCTCGATCCTTCAAGTAGTTGGCTTTACAAATCCAAATATGGATTTGATAGAGCTATATAACTATGTAAATTTAAATATTGCTGATGAGATAAAAAGGGTTAGTGGTATCGGTGATACAGTATTGATAGGTACTAAAGAGTATTCTATGAGAATTTGGCTAAAGCCAGATAGACTAGCTCATTTTAAACTAACTCCAAGCGACGTCATTTCTCAAGTAAAAATTCAAAACTCACAATACGCTGCTGGCAAGATAGGCGAACAGCCATCGGATGGTGGTAATCCTTATGTCTATTCTGTTCGTACCGATGGACGTCTTAAAAATGCAGCCCAGTTTGGCGATATAATAATTAAAAGTTCCGATGGATCAGTGTTGAAGCTAAAAGATGTAGCTACCATAGAGCTTGGAGCAGCTAGCTATGCTAACGATGCGATGTTAAACGGCAAACCGGCTATTCCTCTTTTGCTATTTTTACAAAACGATGCGAATGCTCTTGCTACCGCAAATGCTGTAAAAGAAAAGCTTAACGAGCTAAAGAAAACTTATCCTGTTGGCCTAGAGCACACCATAGCTTACAATCCAACAGAATTTATAGATGTTTCAATTGATGAGGTTATAAAAACTTTCATTGAAGCGATGATACTTGTCTTAATCGTAATGTACTTTTTCTTAAAAAGTTTTCAGGCGACTATCATTCCGATGCTTGCTGTACCAGTCTCTATAATAGGTACATTTGGTGGACTTTATGTGATGGGCTTTAGTATAAATTTGATCACGCTTTTTGCCCTGATCCTAGCCATCGGTATCGTCGTAGATGACGCTATTATCGTCATAGAAAATGTCGAGAGAATTTTACATGAAGATAAAGAGATCAGCGTAAAAGACGCGACTTTTAAGGCGATGGAGGAGGTACAAACTCCAGTTATCTCTATCGTGCTCGTACTTTGTGCGGTTTTCGTACCAGTCTCTTTCATGGAGGGTTTTGTTGGCGTTATACAAAAGCAATTTGCGTTGACACTTGTTGTTTCTGTTTGTATCTCAGGCTTTGTCGCTCTTACTCTTACGCCAGCACTTTGTGCGGTTATGCTTAAGAAACAAGAGAGCAAGCCATTTTGGATAGTTCAGAAATTTAACGACTTCTTTGACTTTAGCACCAGACTCTTTACGGCCGGAGTGGCTAAAATTTTAAGGCACATTATTATTAGCTTTATTGTAATTGGTATTTTAGGATTTGCCACTTATAAGCTATTTGATGCTGTGCCAAAAGGACTTGTGCCTTCAGAAGACAAGGGTGCTTTAATGGTTATCACCTCACTTCCACCTTCAACAAATATGCTAAAGACAAAAGAAGAAGTAGTCTCAATTAGCAACGCCATTTTAAGCAATCCAAATGTTGAGTTCACTATGGCTTTTGCAGGTTATGACATACTAGCTAGCTCGCTTAGGGAAAATTCAGCCGTTAGCTTTATAAAGCTAAAAGATTGGAGTGAGAGAAAAGGCGCTAACAATGGAGCTGATACATTAGCTGGCCAGTTTAACGGTATGCTTTGGAGCTCAAAAAACTCAATGACATTCGTTGTAAATTTACCGCCTATTATGGGTCTATCAATGACTGGTGGCTTTGAGATGTATCTACAAAATAAAAGCGGTAAGAGTTACAACGAGATAGAAGCAGATGCTAGAAAAGTATCAGCAATAGCCAATGCAAGGCCTGAACTAACAAATGTCAGAACTACGCTTGAGACAAATTATCGTCAGTTTAAGATAACAGTTGATAAAGAAAAAGCTAAATTATTTGGCGTAAGTGAGAGCGAAATTTTTAGCACAATAGCGGCTACTTTTGGCTCTTACTACATAAATGACTTCAATCTTGCTGGTAAATCTTACCGAGTATATGCAAGAGCTGAGGAAAGTTTTAGAAATAATCCTGAAGATCTAAGAAAAATTTTCGTCCGCTCAAACGATGGCGGCATGGTGCCACTAAATTCAGTAGCAACACTTACAAGAACGATTGGACCTGATATCGTTGATAGATTTAACCTCTTTCCATCAGCTAAGATCATGGGCGATCCAAAACCTGGCTATACATCAGGTGATGCGATCAGAGCGATCCAAGAGGTCGTAAATGACACGCTAAGTAGCGAGGACTACGCTATAAGCTGGGCGGGAACGGCGTATCAAGAGGTAAATTCTCAAGGAACAGGCACGGTTGCTTTTATCTTTGGTATGATTTTTGTCTTTTTGATCCTTGCAGCTCAGTACGAAAGATGGCTCATTCCGCTTGCGGTTATCACAGCCGTGCCATTTGCGGTATTTGGCTCGTTGCTAGCTGTTTGGATAAGAGGCCTAACAAACGACATCTACTTTGAGATCGGACTCTTGTTGCTTATCGGTCTAGCGGCTAAAAACGCCATTTTGATCGTAGAATTTGCTATGCAAGAGCGTGATAGTGGTAAGAGTATCTTTGACTCAGCGATAAATGCGGCAAAACTTCGTTTTAGACCTATAGTAATGACTTCAATCGCATTTACACTTGGCGTATTTCCTATGGTTATAAGCGCAGGTGCTGGTGCAGCTTCTCGCCACTCACTAGGAACTGGCGTGGTTGGTGGTATGATCGCTTCTACGACGATAGCTATATTTTTCGTGCCAATGTTTTATTATTTGCTTGAAAATTTAAATGAAAAATACTGGAAAAAGGGAGCAAAAAAAGATGAAAAATAA
- a CDS encoding tRNA 2-selenouridine synthase: MNSLTSLCKILRFLIIYFKNLFMKFTAFILLLLTSIFLIACSANQANKKISNSELENLAKQYGGVYIFNQKFVDEIERQEQIRDNKRKEILERIKTIPNKNERNQKMREILKTEFYDNPKMDQTLSNSKRYYENSTDYENQTKKKIKIPAEYKEKVINFIGIDNYNKYKPGFDLGYFCIDQEGNIEVIDMTVDYYIVKTDYGLFGDEGRGFSFKQNRYVNISGGNKFILTNNKFIKANKDK; encoded by the coding sequence ATGAACTCCTTGACTTCATTATGTAAAATTCTTAGATTTTTGATTATTTATTTTAAAAATTTATTTATGAAATTTACCGCATTTATATTACTACTTCTAACAAGTATATTTTTAATAGCTTGCTCAGCTAATCAAGCAAATAAAAAGATAAGTAACTCTGAACTAGAAAACTTAGCCAAACAATATGGTGGAGTATATATATTTAATCAAAAATTTGTTGATGAGATAGAGAGACAAGAACAAATAAGAGATAATAAAAGAAAAGAAATTTTAGAGAGAATAAAGACAATACCTAATAAAAATGAAAGAAATCAAAAAATGAGAGAAATTTTAAAAACAGAGTTTTACGATAATCCAAAAATGGATCAAACCCTCTCAAATAGTAAAAGATATTATGAAAATTCAACAGATTATGAAAACCAAACCAAAAAGAAGATAAAGATTCCAGCAGAATATAAAGAAAAGGTTATAAATTTTATAGGTATAGATAATTACAACAAATATAAACCAGGTTTTGATCTAGGTTATTTTTGTATAGATCAAGAAGGCAATATTGAAGTAATAGATATGACAGTTGATTACTATATTGTAAAAACAGACTATGGACTATTTGGTGACGAAGGAAGAGGATTTAGCTTTAAACAAAATAGATATGTAAATATAAGCGGTGGAAACAAATTCATTCTAACAAACAACAAATTCATAAAAGCAAACAAGGACAAGTAA